The nucleotide window aacctgtttttgcactgaaatagttttttattttaccttgtctacattacactttactctcctatttgtctatattatttatgctggtctctagaccttactcttgcactgttggactaatgttggactactttttgcaccttcaccatgacactcactctcttgagcaccttgccaggcacacataactaaggactatggttggattACTGTTtacaccttcaccatgacactcactccttttagcacctcaccagtcctggccctgtcactacaagcgtcttatgcttgatcaccctcaagcacattggactttcttaatttaacttatatagtgtatttagtattgttagttttcttatctgtcttattgtacagtggagtttagttatatgtttatacttatgtttaccatttctgctgtaagtgcatgttgtgtgttatgtctgtatgctactgagacccttgaatttccccttgaggatcaataaagtatctatttatctatttatgtaaaggttttgTTCTGCTTGAGGCGTGGTCAGATAGAATCTTAAACAAACAGGTCAGATAACAAAAAAAGTGCTAAGTAACTGTGACTTGGCAACTCACacatatatagtatagtataagtatagtcttttgatcccgtgagggaaatatggtctctgcatttatcccaatccgtgaattagtgaaacacactcagcacacagtgaggtgaagcacacactaatcccggtgcagtgagctgcctgctacaacagcggcgctcagtgatgggttaggtgccttgctcaagggcacttcagccctccggttacaagtccaaagtgctaaccagtaggccacggctgccccaaatattGACTTCACTAGGTTGTAGGTACTAAACAAATCCACACTGAATTCAATGTAGGGTAGGCCAGCAAATGTACAGTAGATTTGCTGGTCATTTTTATGTTTGTGGGCCCACGTCTGGTCCCCCACATAATGGTGGCACCCATCTAAACATCTAGACAACATGTTTTATTTTCAACCAGAAATAAACTGGAGCTTGAATGTTTAAAGATGCAGTCTGTGATTTAGTTTCACAATAGGTTTCCCGTTTACAGAGCCACGACTGTGTACAAACACCAGATAGCTGGGGGACCATAATCAGGAATTTGAGAGAAGGTGTATGGGATTAGAATAACAGACTGCAACTCTATGTGCTAGTGAGAATTCTTCTTTGTCAAATATTCAATTGCCAAAGGCCCAAAACATCATGTAACCGAACACAAGCATCAATTTCAGCTTAAATGAACTATGTTGCTATGCAACTTATTAAAATGTACTTACCACATTCTTGGGGTCTGCATTCAGACCCCCTCCTGCATGACCGTGCCAGCATGTCCGCTTGTCTGTGATTTGCAGATGCTGTTGGAACAGAAGAAAAGTGTTATACGTTTTATAGATCTTTGTTAGAAGTCATACCAAACTCTAGACTAAATCTGAGCAAGTCGCAGATTATCAAAGTACTATGTAGATGCAACTAATATTGATATGTAAATATAACATAAGCATCTGATTCATCAGAACAACagagcaaccaatgagtttggTTTGTGATCGAGGTAAACATTTTTGCTATATACCGGTAACTAAAATACAGTAAAGCCCAGAATCATTTATACCATTCATTAAAAGaatgaattatgttttttgttggTCAAATAAGAAAACACAGTAAACAAATTCGGCATAGGTAGGGTTAACCTAGGCCTAGGCTTAGCTGTGAAAAATGACTCTCCTTAACTCACCTTTACCGCTTCCAGTAACTGTCGCGAATTCTGGTGTCTGTTGACATTCCATGAGGCCGTCCTCACGTGTGGACCCAGTAACTACAGTCCAATAGTAAGAGATAAGGAGTACCATTAGACAACTCATAAACAGGATCGCTTAGCCTCATGCATCTGACGTAACAGAACAGCATCACACGTGTACCTAGGGGGCAAATGCATAATTATGATTTTGTGCCACTGACAGAACTGCATGGGAGGTTTGCCTGTTTAGTTGTCAACCACTATGTAAACAGGGAAATTCCATACTCTACCATGGTCATTTCCCATTGTGAAATGGAGAAGTTAACACTTTTCTAACTGTTGGCCTCAATACAAAAACTTCAATTACTTGTAACTCCTGTTTGGATAAACACTAAAAACTAGAAAACTGAAAAAGGTAAATGAGGCTGAAATGAGCAGTACCTAAAGTAATGCAAAGTAACTCATTCATTGTTTATAATGattaacaacaataataattcaTTGGTCTGGTTTGTCAGTTATGTTCAGCGACCAACATGTCTTCTGATTAtttggaaaaaataataatactgcCATCTCTACAACAAATATGCTTAGGTCATTTCCAACAGATAGCTCCTGACGTGCATGATCACGTGTTAAAAACATGAGAAGGCCCATGGGTGGGTTAACTGGGTGCCGTGTTCCTTATCTAACTAGCACAAGTTGTTGGAGCTGACAAGCATGTAGTCAGCATCATGTGATGGAACACGTACCCAATTAACAAAGGCAACTTCTTAAAGCTAATGTCAAAGCCTACACTGCATCTAGCCAAATAAACTAAATTGTTACATGGTATCTCCTTTGAGTTTCAATAATTAGAAGTTGGATACGTCAACCAACTGCGGAGTTATGAAATAGCGCGCATGTTAATCGCATCTTAATTTCTGCCATAACCTCACGTGAACCAACCTCCTGTTGGTTATTGGGCATGGTGCAGGGAAATACATTTAAACAACAAGAAAACGTTACACATAGTAAATGTCACGTTAACAGCGCCTCAGACAAGACTTCTACTCGAACTTTTGACCACAAACTTATTCAACAGCTTACCATTTTACTGAACGTTAGCCATAGCCAGATAGCTAGTCTTAGCTACAAGAAACAATAAACCAAGAGTCTGTCAGCAGTATTGTCTGTTGCCCTCAGATTTATCAGTTAATTCCCATATTGTTGGAAACAGTTATTCACCTGACTCATACCATTAGCTAGACAGCTAACTGTAGCTGCTATCATTGAGGTTTAGGTGCTAACTTTCACTGACCAATGCTTCTGCCCTTGTAGCCTATGACTTGCGTGACACTTCCCAAAGAGTCTCCCTGAATAAGTCATTCACCTGATAGGTGTTCTGTGGTTTACGGTGAGTGGCACTTCTCTTCTCATTGCAACTCCAAACATGATATGAGCTCGTCTGTTGAAGTAACAAGGCTAGTTTGCGTCTTCGAAAGTGGAACCCACATTTTAGCGGTGCCAACAGTGGCGCCATGTTGTTCAGAAGGAACGAGGGTTGTACACGGAAGTCTTTCGTCATTTCCAGGCAGAGAGTAAACCCCGATAAACCCTCGTTTATGGTTTATGATTGACAATAATCCTAATACGAATACAAATACTAcctacactactactactactactaataataacaataatgatgataataataacaatgatgATTTGTATGACACGACACAAATTTCTACTAGGCCGCTATCCAtcaaatgttcaaatgtatgCTGTATGTTCTTCTACGTGGCATAACTCGACTCCAAATCATGCCCCGATGAAGAAcagttttgagtgatgttgttACCACTGCAAGCATtaaaaaagtgtgtttgtgtgtgtgtgtgtgtgtgtgtgtgtgtgagagagagagagagagagagagagagagagagagagagagagagagagcggatgTGACGTTTGTTATTCTGGGGAAAAGTTTGACAGTACGTAATTGCAATGGCCGATTGAGCACGTTGTTCGTTGTTGTCTGGTAGCTGACCTAATTACTCGTTTGTTTGCTAATATTCCTTGCAGTGGgattacaaaaataaatatgCCTTGTCATAACCAACagattagtagtagtagtaattcAGATCACGCTGTCATGAAGCAGGTGAGGTTTGCTAACAATGGTAACGTTAATGCGAATAACATTTCATTAAGCGCGCATACAGACAACGAGGTAGATACAAAACTTAACGGTAGTGAAGTTAATGAAGACCTGCAGATACAGCTTGGACCGCAGTTGAAACTTCTACCTTTGAATGACCAAATTCGGGAACTGCAGACCATCATAAGAGACAAGTGAGTTATTAAGCATTAGCAAGCTAGCTAGCTCATGCTAGCTAGAGTAAAATGGTAACTGGTGCATGTAGATAGAGCTGTTACAAGATCTTTGGGTGTATGTGCAGTGCACGCTCTGAAAACTTCATGGATGTTTGACATTAACTCTGAAAGCGTCAGCTTGAAGACTTCATGGATGTTTGATATCAGGTTATGAATTAGCTTTCTCATCATTGTTTCTTTACCGCCCAGATCAACCAGCAGAGGAGACTTTGTGTTTTGCGCTGACCGCTTGGTAAGTTATAAgtcacactgtacacacaggcGATTATGAATGGTGTTATCTGTCGCTTAATGTTTATCCTCACCTGGTTATTAATGGTCGACTTCTGATGATGCTGTGTAGATTCGACTTGTGGTCGAAGAAGGACTCAATCAACTCCCCTACACAGAGTGCTCAGTAACCACACCAACGGGTATGGCTAGTCTCAGATATCTGACCCAGAATATTTACCCATTTGATGTTTGCCTTGATTGCTTGAGTCTTCTCAACATTTGCTGTTGTTTCTATCTCATTTAGGGCACAAGTATGAGGGAGTGAAATTTGAGAGAGGCAACTGTGGAGTTAGCATAATGAGGAGCGGTAAGTTACATAATTATGACATCAGTAATCAAGGATGTTGAATTGTATGgttcttagcagacacttttgtgtCAAAAGCCACTTATGACATAAACAGACATTTCTTTAACATTGAAATGTACAGTTTAAAGTAAAGCCACATAgcataaatataataaatataaataatatgAATAGACTAAATCAAATGAATCAGAATAATTAACCCTAACTTCACAAAAACTGAATGAAAAGTAATGAGAGAAGCGTTATgttataaacgtttatgacttgtttatgacacgttcatgacagtgtcatgtcactcttatgtcgatactgtcaagtaaagagTAACCATTGAGGTAGTTATAAATGCTACAATGCACATCAATGGTAACAGAACACCATTGGCTCCCCAGTACAATAACCCCCACCCATATAATGATTATGACTCCAGTAACGTTTTCTCACTCTTATGAGATGTTCCAACTTAGTCAAGACATAAAATACATAATTTTAAACCTCAGCCTAGCTGACCACTCCTTACAGCAACCTCCAGGTGGTGTGATACAGCCACTGTAGCCCTCCTGCTAGAAAGCAAATGATTATGTAAAGGTGTGTTTGACATAAGTCGTAAGGTCAGAAGTTACTACCATCTGTCTGAGACAACGGGATGAATACCTCAGCAAATTCTGTATCATAAGGAATGTATGCTATGTCTTCATGTCACTGATAAGACACCATAAATGCTCTGATAATATGCTTTCTATTCATCATGTTGATGGTTTtaaatctttctctctgttctattTATAGAAATCCACTAGAGACATATTTTTAAAGCTCAGTAACTCAGACCATATTCCTTGAGAAAAATGTGGGGTCAGATTCCAGGTGAAATTTGTAGTGAAAGCCCACATTGGTCATATCTCTGATTACAGGTATATAGGGTTGTCTAAATCAGTAAAGGGCATAGAAGCAAATAGTATATATTATGTCAGATGTATTCATTAATTTTCTGTTGACAAGCCAATGGAATCACATTGGTGTATGAATAAACATTGATGTTCATATGTATGTGAttcgtttatgttttgtaatgcattttatttgtgacttgtgtgtttgcctgtctaTGCTAACATGTGGTTTGGTGCCTGTACAGGGGAGGCCATGGAGCAGGGCCTGAGGGATTGCTGCCGCTCCATCCGCATCGGGAAGATCCTGATCCAGAGTGATGAGGAGACACAGAAGGCCAAAGTATACTACGCCAAGTTCCCACCCGACATCTACAGACGCAAAGTCCTGCTCATGTACCCTATCCTGAGTGAGTACGGGGGCTGGGGATGGGAGGCGGGGATGGATGGATATTCAAAAGTATGTGGATTGGTGACAAACATGGGTAAATGAACGCAGAGTAAGAGATCAATCTTCTAATAGACATGCCTTTTATTCTCCTAGGAGAAGAAAGCAATGTGGCTCTTCTGTTTGGTTTACTCTGAGTTAATTCACTCCCGTTTGCAACTGAaccatgtatttcaaataccgCCTGCTATCTGCTCAACCCAAGTACAGACTTACAGTAACATCAAGAGAGTCTAAAGCCTATTTGGTCATTACGTATAAATCATCATGTAAAACAattcaaatgaaaacaaagcaaAGACTAAAATCTACTGTCATCCACATTTCTCTTTTCATTGTTAAAAGGTCATTATTAGTTGCTGCCCACTGTTATGTAGAATGACAGTTAGACACATCTCAGTGAACAGGAATGATTAAAAGCAATCTTTGGCACTCAAtaacccccaacccttttcACCAGCCACAGAACATGGCACTAACACACTGTTAATAtttctaatacacacacacacacacacacacacacacacacacacacacatatatatatatatatatatatatatatatatatatatatatatatatatatatacagtatatatataattacCTCACAACATCCTGCGAGGCTCACTGAGGTTTTTTTTAAGAGCGTCCCTACCTTTTCTCCTCAGCTTCTGTTGACCTttgccccccaaccccctcttcACCTAGTCCCCCTTCGCCAGGCGCTGAGGCACGGTGGATAATTATAGGCCACGGCGGGAAAATTACACAGAGCCCACTGGATAGCCAGAGACTGCTGAATAGCATAATGAGAGCCTCCCGAAATAGTGCTGTAATGGCCATGCTTTACTCCCGCagtatgcaaaaaaaaaattgtaactGCTCCCCGGCGATCAAGCCCAAACAACAACCCGGCAGCGTTGCCAAGTCCATTTTTATCTAAAGTCGATTACAAAAAAATTGGAAAGTTGCGAATtgcgttattttttttgggggggggggggggttgtttctaAAGCGTCGTTGCTTATTTGGGCATGCTCCATGTCTTATGTGTCTCCACCATACCTGTCTAATAAACCACCAAAACAGCACAGTTTGACCtttttttaggacacagaaccctttccccctccctcctaatCGTCATAAATCAAAACGTGCGCAAAAGGATCCATTAATTTCGgatattttttttctgctgGTTCAATTTAAGAGACCGAGTGGGCAAAATAGAGAGATATAAACAGTTGGGAGAAAAAAGTGTATTCAAATATTTAGCTTAATATTTGTGTTAAGTGTATTCAAATATTTAGCTTAACCAAGTGGCAGACAATAACATACTGTAGGTCTACAGTGTGCAGTTTTCTGTAAGTTAAGTATgaagtactgtatgtgcacagcATTCAGATCTTCTTAAAAGAGCTGGAACACCACTCTCATCAAAGCGGAATGCTTTAAGAGCCACTTCTTTCTTCCAGAGTCAATTCTTTTGGGCTTGTTTTCATAGTCctggttgtttttttctctcccttgatCTGGCAACTCTGCAACCCAGCACTCcgtggctacacacacacacacacacacagacactcggGACACAGGCGTGGAGAGAACCCATTAGAGTATCTCAGGCAGGGTCATGAGGTTGTAGCACTACCATCCATGCTGCTTGTGTGATTAACCCTGATGACTTTGTTCCTTCGACAAACGGTGATTATGAGTCAGGTGGTAGTAGACAGCTGGGATGTACCATGGAGTGTTTATTTATGTGAATGTGTAATTAAGTACTCACTTGTCAGACATGGAATGTGATTTTCCCATATTCAGCAGTTATAGAAAGTAAACTATATGACACATCATTTTGCTATGCCATTAATGCACCGTTGaaccattcatttattcattcattaattcatttattcattcattaattcatttattcatgCATTCATTCTAGCTAGTTACCTGAAATCACGTATACAAATCTGTATAGTACTGTTTGCAAGCAGACCTATACTAGTACTATTGTTGTTCAGTTATCAGGATCCTGAATccggttatgtgtgtgtgtgtgtgtggtgtgtaggcaCCGGAAATACAGTGATCGAAGCCGTGAGGGTCTTGATTGAGCACAGTGTCCTGCCCAGACACATCATCCTCCTCAgcctcttctccactcctcaTGGTAAGCTCTGCCTGTGTTAATTACACAATGTTAAATTAAttaacacacatcacatcacaggcTGTGAATGCCTCGTCGGAGGAAAGGTGCTTTAAGCAACAGTAGCTGCTCCTTAGCTAACTTCCCCctagaagtaaaataaatatggtGATTAATGAAGACATTTGACTTGAACTGTAATGCAATTACTACATTTGTAATAGTAGGGTTAATGCCTTAGACTAAGATGTTACTATTATAAAGTAGAATTAATAGCTTTCCAGCTTTGTTGGTAGTGCaatacatacatttatttatatgtggCTGTGTTAGTATCAAATACATGTGATTGGCTTTTTTCAAACATAAAGAGGAGTGAGCTGTTCTATAAGCTTTTCATCCATGCATGCAGTGTTATTAAAttcaatatttacatttattcattcatttagcagacacttttcctCCTAAGTGATGTCAATTGCCtccatactgtatgtcaattatattacaagggactacattgtccccagagcaacttggggttaagtgccttgctcaaggacacggtggcagctgggaattgaacccacaacttttcagattAATCagacatgctagcccagctccttaaccactacgctaccaccgcccaATATGTTGTGCTCTTCTTCATTTTTCTTCAAGTATAATCTCAGTCTAATGAGTACATGGACTTTGTTCTCCACAGGGGCTAAGTCTATCATTCAGGAGTTCCCAGACATCACCATACTCACTACAGAGGTGCACCCTGTTGCCCCCACCCATTTTGGGCAGAGATACTTTGGTACAGACTaaatcccaccaccaccaccaccaccacctcaaaAGCTCAAGCAAGAaacctgtgggtgtgtgtgtgtgtgtgttttggtcgtCTCTCTTCGAGGAGCATGCATCTCCATACATGTCATACATCTCAAAAACATTTCATGGGTACATTTCCCACTGGTTTTGGCCCAGTCCCAAACTCAAACTTGATCCTAAACTAGTATGCCTCGAGCGGAGAGTACTCTGGTGCTGGGCTGTGTAGTCATGATTTCTGAGTTTACCAGATAATGGGTTTTTACTCTCGGCAGTTATCTATAAAACTTGAATCCTGTTTTGAAGAATACCCAGCAGGACAACGCTTAAAACACTATTACAAAAATTGGAACTGTCTCTTCAAAGCCTGATTTGTAGGAAAAATACGGTTTTGGAGTGGGTTGTGGATCAAGTAGATattgctgttttatttattggttATTATTCTGTATGAAGGGATTGTtagcttttcttttttgtccATTTGAAACGTACTtggccatatctgtgtgtaaCAGTCACCATAATGCAAAGCACGTGGCCAGCCTAATTTTCTTTCTAGACAAAAGGACACTTTTAATGCAAGATTAAATCTCCATTACTTTGGGTAGGCAAATTAAATGGCCTGTTTATCCAGAAGGACCGCATTGTTGGATTctgtggcttgtgtgtgtgtgtgtgtgtgtggatgtgtttcaTAACTGACATAGCTACATAGGTTTGTGTATGTAGAAACGAGTGTCAGTCCAGAAAG belongs to Alosa sapidissima isolate fAloSap1 chromosome 20, fAloSap1.pri, whole genome shotgun sequence and includes:
- the LOC121694186 gene encoding uracil phosphoribosyltransferase homolog gives rise to the protein MPCHNQQISSSSNSDHAVMKQVRFANNGNVNANNISLSAHTDNEVDTKLNGSEVNEDLQIQLGPQLKLLPLNDQIRELQTIIRDKSTSRGDFVFCADRLIRLVVEEGLNQLPYTECSVTTPTGHKYEGVKFERGNCGVSIMRSGEAMEQGLRDCCRSIRIGKILIQSDEETQKAKVYYAKFPPDIYRRKVLLMYPILSTGNTVIEAVRVLIEHSVLPRHIILLSLFSTPHGAKSIIQEFPDITILTTEVHPVAPTHFGQRYFGTD